In bacterium, a single window of DNA contains:
- a CDS encoding vitamin K epoxide reductase family protein yields MRNRPGVNEGALRRWIAMTGMALAGLADALYLTWYHYDPAVRVCIATGGCETVNGSRFAMLGDVPVAVIGAAGYLLIVAALATRRWGPPELRRTAGYAAYALAAAGTAFALYLTAVEAFILHAYCTWCLVSAALVTAVCIVATVDLAASDRA; encoded by the coding sequence ATGCGGAACCGGCCCGGAGTGAACGAGGGCGCCCTCCGGCGGTGGATCGCCATGACCGGGATGGCCCTGGCGGGTCTCGCCGATGCGCTCTACTTGACGTGGTATCATTACGATCCGGCGGTGCGCGTCTGCATCGCCACGGGCGGCTGCGAGACGGTAAACGGCAGCCGCTTCGCCATGCTCGGGGATGTGCCGGTGGCCGTCATCGGCGCGGCCGGGTATCTGCTCATCGTCGCCGCGCTCGCGACCCGGCGGTGGGGCCCGCCGGAGTTGCGGCGCACGGCGGGCTACGCCGCGTACGCGCTCGCGGCGGCCGGCACGGCCTTCGCGCTCTATCTGACCGCGGTTGAAGCGTTCATCCTGCACGCGTACTGCACGTGGTGCCTCGTCTCCGCCGCCCTGGTGACGGCGGTGTGTATCGTGGCCACGGTCGATCTCGCCGCCTCAGACCGCGCCTGA
- a CDS encoding formate--tetrahydrofolate ligase encodes MQRTVALLPSPTGELRDIREVAASIGLAERDLDLHGRHRAKIARDTVEAACGTRVGHPRGKYVLVSAITPTPLGEGKTVTAIGLSMGLWRRGRTAAVAIRESTLGPTLGVKGGGAGGGASHIVPLDECLLGLGGDAHAVANANNLLAAFIDDVLMRRSIPIDPFTVQWRRVGDISDRALRRIVTGLGGHANGVPRETGFDITAASEVMALLALSLDGRDLRARLGKIVAGFDGDRPVLAEELRCAGAMAALLREAMQPNLMQTVEGTPAFIHTGPFGNISHGNSSIIADLVALPRVEYLVTEAGFGADMGAEKFFDIKCRASGLAPDAAVLVATVPGIKSHSGRYRLAEGRAVPADLWRENVPDLETGAANLTRQIRNLRAFGVPVVVAVNRYETDSPAELRAVRSLAADAGAAAVAEHWGFAQGGAGCVGLANAVEEACRFGAAVRPLYRLEESPEAKIMTLATRLYGAADVSFAPEARRDLERYIKAGYGGLPVCIAKTHLSLSHDPALKGAPSGYTFPIRGVRLAAGAGYLYALAGDIMTMPGQPSHPHAAQIDVDAAGRVTGLV; translated from the coding sequence ATGCAGCGCACCGTCGCTCTGTTGCCGAGTCCGACCGGGGAGCTTCGCGACATCCGCGAGGTGGCGGCGTCGATCGGCCTCGCCGAACGTGATCTCGATCTCCACGGGCGCCACCGCGCGAAGATCGCCCGCGACACGGTCGAGGCGGCGTGCGGGACGCGCGTCGGTCATCCGCGCGGCAAGTACGTGCTCGTCTCGGCCATCACCCCCACGCCGCTCGGCGAGGGGAAGACCGTTACCGCGATCGGGCTGTCCATGGGGCTCTGGCGGCGCGGCCGGACCGCGGCGGTGGCGATCCGGGAGTCGACGCTCGGTCCGACGCTCGGCGTGAAGGGCGGCGGGGCGGGGGGCGGCGCATCGCACATCGTGCCGCTCGACGAGTGCCTGCTCGGCCTCGGCGGCGACGCGCACGCTGTCGCGAACGCCAACAACCTGCTGGCCGCCTTCATCGACGACGTGTTGATGCGCCGCTCGATCCCGATCGATCCGTTTACCGTGCAGTGGCGCCGTGTGGGCGACATCTCCGATCGGGCGCTGCGCCGCATCGTGACCGGGCTCGGCGGGCACGCCAACGGCGTCCCGCGCGAGACGGGCTTCGACATCACCGCGGCGAGCGAGGTCATGGCGCTTCTCGCCCTCAGCCTGGACGGCCGGGATCTCCGGGCGCGGCTCGGCAAGATCGTGGCGGGATTCGACGGCGACCGGCCGGTCCTGGCCGAAGAACTCCGCTGCGCCGGGGCGATGGCCGCGCTGCTCCGCGAGGCGATGCAGCCCAACCTGATGCAGACCGTGGAAGGCACGCCCGCGTTCATCCATACCGGCCCGTTCGGTAACATCTCGCACGGGAACTCGTCGATCATCGCGGATCTGGTCGCGCTGCCGCGGGTCGAGTACCTCGTCACCGAGGCGGGCTTCGGGGCGGACATGGGCGCGGAGAAGTTCTTCGATATCAAGTGCCGCGCATCGGGCCTCGCGCCGGACGCCGCCGTGCTGGTCGCGACCGTGCCCGGTATTAAGAGCCACTCCGGACGGTACCGGCTGGCCGAGGGCCGCGCCGTCCCCGCGGACCTCTGGCGGGAAAACGTGCCGGACCTCGAGACCGGGGCGGCCAACCTGACCCGTCAGATTCGCAATCTCCGCGCCTTCGGCGTGCCCGTCGTGGTGGCCGTCAATCGCTACGAGACGGATTCGCCGGCGGAGCTGCGGGCGGTCCGGTCGCTGGCGGCGGATGCGGGTGCGGCGGCCGTCGCCGAGCACTGGGGGTTCGCGCAGGGAGGGGCCGGATGCGTCGGTCTCGCCAACGCGGTCGAGGAGGCCTGCCGGTTCGGCGCCGCCGTTCGGCCGCTGTACCGCCTCGAGGAGAGCCCGGAAGCGAAGATCATGACGCTCGCCACCCGGCTCTACGGCGCGGCCGACGTCTCCTTCGCGCCGGAGGCCCGGCGCGACCTGGAGCGCTACATCAAAGCCGGATACGGCGGCCTGCCCGTCTGCATCGCGAAGACGCACCTCTCGCTGTCGCACGATCCGGCGCTCAAAGGCGCGCCGAGCGGATACACGTTTCCCATTCGGGGCGTGCGGCTCGCGGCGGGAGCGGGGTACCTTTACGCGCTGGCGGGCGACATCATGACGATGCCGGGCCAGCCGAGCCACCCGCACGCGGCGCAGATCGATGTGGACGCGGCGGGCCGCGTAACGGGCCTCGTCTGA